The region TCATCGCCGCTGCTGGCGATGGCCACCGTGGGGCGGCGCCGCACCAGCACGCGGGAGTGACCCAACCCGGCCAGGATGCCCAGGTCTTGCGGCCGCAGGCGGCGGCCCGCGCGCAGCACCACGCTTCCGGCTGGCACGTCCTCGCCCCGAGGGAGGACGTTTTCGCCTGGCCGCAGTGCCCTGCGCACCTCCAGGGTGGCGCCATCCGCCCGCACGTCCTCCTGCATGACCACGGCGTCGGCCCCCGGGGGCAGCATCCCTCCCGTGGGGACACGTACTGCCTCGCCCGGACGCACCTGCGCTCCCGCAGCCTGACCCATGTGCACTTCGCCTGAAAGCCGCAGGCGCACCGGGGCGGCCTCCCCGGCTCCGGCGGTGTCTGCTGCGCGGACGGCGAAACCGTCGACGGTACAACGGTCGAACGGCGGCAGGTCCTCTCCGGCTACCAGGTCGGCGGCCAGGATACGGTCCAGCGCCTCCTCCAGTGGCACCGTCTCCGTCCCCAGCGGGGCCGGTGCCAGGACGGCCAGATAGCGGTCGCGGGCCTCGGAGGGAAGGGCAAGCGTCCGGAAGGCGCGCATGACGGCGTCAGTATAACATGGGGCCTGCGCCCCTCAGCGGCCCTTCCGGGCGCCGGAACTGGCAGCCTGCAGCGTCAGGGGAGCAGCAGCTTTAGCCCGGCGATGATCAGGACCAGGGCCAATAGCCGGCGCAAGGCCGTCGGACCGAGGCGACGGCTGCCCAGCTCGGTGCCGACCAGACCCCCCGCCACCGCCGCCCCCGCCCACAGGTACACCGGTGGGGGCAGCGACCCAGTCCGCCCAACTACGCCGGCCAGTCCGGCGGCGGAGTTGATCAGGATGAAGGCCGCCGCAACCCCCGCCTGCTCCCGGACCGTGGCCCACCCGGTCAGCACCAGCAGCGGGCTGAGGAAGATCCCTCCGCCCACGCCGGTCAGCCCGGCGAGCAGTCCGATGCCCGCCCCCAGCAGCGCCGCCAGCCAGAGCTGCGGACGCCGGTGGATCGGGCCGCTCCGCTCCCGGTCGGGCAGGAAGAGCCGCAGAGCACCGGTAAGGAGGACCGCCCCGACCACCCACCGGTAGAACACACCGGGCAGCGCCAGCGTCCCACCCACGAAGGCCAGCGGCACTGAGGTGGCGGCAAATGGCGCAAACGCCCGCCAGGAGAAGAACCCGGCGCGAATGTAACGGAAGGCACCGATGCCGGCCACCAGGATGTTCAAGGCCAGGGCGGCTGGCCGCATCACCGCCGGCTCTATGCCGGCCAGGGCCATGAGCGCCAGGTAGGCCGAGGCGCCTCCGTGCCCCACTGAGGAGTACAGCAGGGCCGCGGCAAAGATAGCCGCCGCCAGAACGGCCGGGACCGTCATCCGTGTCCGTCCTCAAAGCGCAGGGGCACCAGATGGCTGCTTGCTCTGGCCACGGAATGCGCGGCTAGATCAGGCGCAGCTCCTGGCCCGCCTGCCGGAAGGCCTCCAGTGCCCGCTCCAGATGCTCACGGGTGTGCCCCGCGGTGACGATGGTGCGCACGCGGGCCTTGCCCCGCGGGACCGTGGGATAGGCGATCCCCAGGGCGAAGACGCCGCGGTCGAACAGCCTGTCGGAGAGCTGCATGGCCCTGGCCTCGTCACCCACGATCACGGGGGTGATGGGGGTCTCGCTGTTGCCGGTGTCAAAGCCCAGTTGCTTCAGCCCCTCCTTGAAGAAGCGGGTGTTCTCCCACAGGCGGGCGATCAGCCCCTCCTCCTCCTGCACCAGACGCAACGCCTCCAGCGCCGAGGCGGCCACCGAGGGAGGGTGCGAGGTGGAAAACAGCAGCGGCCGGGCGCGGTGGATCAGGTAGTCCACCAGCGTCTGGCTGCCGGCCACATAGCCGCCCAGCCCGGCAAACGCCTTGGAGAGGGTGCCCACCTGGATGTGCACCTTCCCGTGCAAGTGGAAGTGGTCGATGGTGCCCCGGCCCTGCCGGCCCAACACCCCGCTGGCGTGGGCGTCGTCCACCATCATGATTGCCCCGAACTCCTCCGCCGCCGCCACCAGGTCGGGCAACGGGGCGATGTCCCCGTCCATGCTGAAGACCCCATCGGTGATAAGCAAGACGCGGCGTGCGCCCCGCGAGGCGGCCAGCAGCCGGCGCGCCGCCTCCACGTCCCGGTGCTGGTAGATCTTCTTCTCTGCCCCGGAGAGCCGCGCCCCGTCGATGATGCTGGCGTGGTTGAGCTCGTCGCTTACGATGACGTCCTCCTTGCCCAGCACCGCGGCCACGGTGCCGGCGTTGGCGGTGAACCCCGACTGGAAGAGGAGGGTCGCCTCCGTCTGCTTGAAGCGGGCCAGCTCGGCTTCCAGCTCCCGGTGGATGGCCATGTTCCCGGCGATGGTTCGCACTGCACCCGGCCCCACACCCAGCGCCTCCACGGCCCGCCGCGCCGCCTCCTTCAGGCGCGGGTGGTTGGCCAGGCTCAGGTAGTTGTTGGAGCAGAGGTTAATCACCTCCCGCCCGTCGTAGACGGCCACCGGGGCCTGGGGCCCGCTGAGCAGCCTGGGCCAGCGGAAGAGCCCGCGCGCCTTCAGCTCCCGCAGCTCGTCGTCGAGATAGGCCAGGGGGTTGACCATGCTCTTCATCCTTTCACCTCCTCCTGCGCGGCCAGGACGAAGACCACCTTCCCGGCCGCGCCGGCCTCAAGCAGGGCGAATGCCTCCTGGTATGCCTCCAGGGGAAAGCGGTGGGTGATGAGCGGACGGATGTCCAGCCCGCGCTGCAGCAGGGCGGTGGCCTGCTCCCATGTCTGCCACAGGCGTCGGCCAAAGATCCCCTGCAGGTGTACCGCCTTAAAGATGATGTCGTTGGTCAGGTCCACCTCCACCGGCCGCGAGGGAAGTCCCAGCAGGGAGATCCACCCCCCGCCGCGCAGCGCCCGCAGTGCGTCGCGAATACCGCCCGGATGCCCGGACATCTCCAGGACCACATCTACGCCCTCCCCTCCGGTCGCCTCCCGCAGGCGGGCAGGCACGTCCCCTGCCGCGTCCAGCACCAGGTCGGCTCCGGCCTGCCGGGCCAGCGCCCGCCGCTCCGGCCGCAGGTCAGAGGCGGCGATGAACGCAGCTCCAGCGGCCCGCAGCACGGCGATGGCCATCAGGCCGATGGGGCCGCAGCCGATCACGGCCACGCGCCGCCCCGCCGGATCGGTGGCCAGCGCGGTGTGCACCGCGTTGCCCAGCGGGTCCATCACCGCTGCCACCTCCAGCGGGACGGTGGCCGGGTCCAGGCGCCAGGCATTTCTCGCCGGCAGGACCACGTAGTCGGCAAAGGCCCCGTCGCGATCGATGCCAATAATCTCCAGACGGTCGCAGATGTGGGCATCGCCACGGCGGCAGGCCGGACACTGGCCGCAGGCCACGTGCCCCTCCCCGGCCACGAAGTCTCCCACCTGCACCTCGCTGACGCCGGGGGCGACGGCGGCCACCGTGCCGCAGAATTCGTGACCGACCACCCGCGGGGGACGGACGCGGGAGGCGGCCCACTCGTTCCAGCGGTATATGTGCAGGTCGGTGCCGCAGATCCCTCCCGCCGCCACCCTCACCAGCACCTCTCCCGCCTGAGGCACCGGCACCGGGAGCGTGGTCAGGGTCAGGCCCGGCCCCGGGACTGGCTTGACCAGCGCGCGCATCCTGCCGGGCAGCGTCGGGGGCCGGTTGGGTAGGAGGTCGGGCTGGCGAGCGGCCGGCCGCGCCACCGGCAGCCCACTTTGGGCCGCACCGCGCGGGGGGTGCCCAGAAGGCGTGTACGGCTGGCTCACAGGCGGCCCCCTGTGTTACCCTGGCGTTACTTCGCCGTGACAGAGTGGCGACGTGCGCGGTGGACGATTGGGCATCGGAGCCATCGCCGGACCGTTCCGGGCGGACGCCATCTGCACTATGGCCGCTGCGCCGCGGGGTGTCAAGGCGCGCCCCGAGACGGCGCCGCGGCCCAGAGACGGCGCGCAGGAGGCCCATGGTCTTTCTCTACCACCCGTTGGTGGTCCACTTCCCTGTCGCCCTGTGGCTGACCAGCGCCCTCTTCGAGCTGCTTTACCTGGCGCGGCGGGAGCGGCTGTACGCCATAGTGAGCCGCCTGCTCATCGGGCTGGGGCTGCTGGGGGCCGCAGCGAGCATCGCCTCCGGCTTCCTGGACCTAGACCGCCAGGTGGCGCTGGGAGTGGGCAGCGGCATCCTCCTGCAGCACCGCCTCCACTCCCTGCTGGCCTACGGGGCCACGGCGGCATACCTTCTCGCTTTCCTGGGACGCTGGCGGCGGGGGGTGGTCCCCGTCTGGACCACAGTCCTCTCCCTGGTCGGAGCGTTGGCCACCGCCGCCGCGGGATTCAGCGGCGGTGAGCTGCGGAGGGTGATGTAGATGGCCACGAGAACAGGCGAGGGAGCGCGCCCAGAGGAGCCGCGCGCCGCCCCGCGCATCCTGGTGGTGGACGACGAGCCCCACATCGTGGAGCTAGTACGCTACAACCTGCAGCAGGAAGGCTTCGCCGTCTCCGTGGCCGCCGACGGTCGCGAAGCCCTGACCCGGGTGGCCAGCGACCGCCCCGACCTGGTGGTCCTGGATATCATGCTGCCCGAAGTAGACGGAATTGAGGTCTGCCGACAGATCCGGGCGGGGTCGCGGGTGCCGGTGCTGATGCTTACGGCGCGGGACCGGGAACTGGACCGGGTGGTGGGCCTGGAGCTGGGGGCCGACGACTACGTGACCAAGCCCTTCAGCCCGCGGGAGCTGGTGGCCCGCATCCGTGCCATCCTCCGGCGTACCGGAGGCGCCGACCGTCTGCCGGAGACCGGTCCCCTGGAGGCCGACGGGCTGGTCCTTCACCCCGAGACCCACGAGGTCTGGCTGCATGGCCGGCCCGTGGACCTGACGGCCAAGGAGTTCGAGCTGCTGAAGCTGCTGATGCGCCACCCCAACCGCGTCTTCACCCGGGACTTCCTCCTGGAGCACATCTGGGGATACGACTACTTCGGCAGCACCCGCACCGTGGACATGCACATCAGCCGCCTCAGGGAAAAGATCGAGGACGACCCGGCCGACCCCACCTTCATCCAGACGGTGCGCGGCGTGGGCTACAAGTTCAAAGCGGGGACCCGCGCCCCCGGGCGGCGCTGATGCGCTCCATTCGCTTCAAGCTCATCGCCACCTACGTGGCGCTGGCCGCGGTAGTCCTGGTGGTGGTGACGGCGGTCATGCTGGCGGCCCTGCACCGCCGCTACCTGGAGACCTACCAGTACATGATGGCCACCCAGGCCCGGCTCATTGCCAGCATGCTCTTCGCCTACTTCCGGGAGGAACCCCTCCCCCGCGAAGAGATGGAGGCCATCGCCCAGCGCTTCCGCTGGCGGCCGGAGACGCGCATCGCCGTCCTCGATGCCCGGGGCGTCCACCCCGGTGCTCCCGGTGCGCCCCCGCCGCCCGAGGTGGCCGCCGCCCTGGCCGGCCGGGAGGGACGCAGTGTCCGCTACGACCCGGCCAGCGGCCAGGAGCGGGTCTTCGCCGCCGCCCCCATCGGCAGCGAGGGCGCCTGGGTCGGGGTCGTGCACGTCTCCATGCCGGCGGTCTGGGCGTGGCGGCAGCTGCAGCGGGTCCTGCCCGCCTTCGGCGGCGCGCTCCTGCTGGGCCTGGCGGCGGCCTGGTTCGTCGGCGCGCGGCTGGCACGCAACCTCACCGACCCGGTGGAAGCCCTCACCCGGGCGGCTCAACGGCTGCGGGAGGGGGAGCTGGACGCCACCGTGGAGGTCCGCACCCGCGACGAGATCGGCCGCCTGGGTGAAGCGTTCAGCGCCATGGCCGTCCGCCTGCGGGAGACGATCCGCCGCCTGGTGGAGGAGCGGCACACGCTGGAAGCCATCCTCACCGGGATGGTGGACGCCGTGGTGGCCATCGACCGGAGGGAGCGGGTGATCCTGGTGAACCTGGCGGCGGAGGAGCTGCTGGGGGTGCGGCGGGAGGAGGTCATCGGCCGCCCTGCTGGCGGTGTCCTGCCGCGGGCGCTGCATGGGCTGGTGCAGGAGGCCGCGGCGCGCCGGCACGCGGTGGCCGCGGAGCTGCCGGGAGAAGGCG is a window of Armatimonadota bacterium DNA encoding:
- a CDS encoding sulfite exporter TauE/SafE family protein; amino-acid sequence: MTVPAVLAAAIFAAALLYSSVGHGGASAYLALMALAGIEPAVMRPAALALNILVAGIGAFRYIRAGFFSWRAFAPFAATSVPLAFVGGTLALPGVFYRWVVGAVLLTGALRLFLPDRERSGPIHRRPQLWLAALLGAGIGLLAGLTGVGGGIFLSPLLVLTGWATVREQAGVAAAFILINSAAGLAGVVGRTGSLPPPVYLWAGAAVAGGLVGTELGSRRLGPTALRRLLALVLIIAGLKLLLP
- a CDS encoding glycine C-acetyltransferase encodes the protein MKSMVNPLAYLDDELRELKARGLFRWPRLLSGPQAPVAVYDGREVINLCSNNYLSLANHPRLKEAARRAVEALGVGPGAVRTIAGNMAIHRELEAELARFKQTEATLLFQSGFTANAGTVAAVLGKEDVIVSDELNHASIIDGARLSGAEKKIYQHRDVEAARRLLAASRGARRVLLITDGVFSMDGDIAPLPDLVAAAEEFGAIMMVDDAHASGVLGRQGRGTIDHFHLHGKVHIQVGTLSKAFAGLGGYVAGSQTLVDYLIHRARPLLFSTSHPPSVAASALEALRLVQEEEGLIARLWENTRFFKEGLKQLGFDTGNSETPITPVIVGDEARAMQLSDRLFDRGVFALGIAYPTVPRGKARVRTIVTAGHTREHLERALEAFRQAGQELRLI
- the tdh gene encoding L-threonine 3-dehydrogenase, with the translated sequence MARPAARQPDLLPNRPPTLPGRMRALVKPVPGPGLTLTTLPVPVPQAGEVLVRVAAGGICGTDLHIYRWNEWAASRVRPPRVVGHEFCGTVAAVAPGVSEVQVGDFVAGEGHVACGQCPACRRGDAHICDRLEIIGIDRDGAFADYVVLPARNAWRLDPATVPLEVAAVMDPLGNAVHTALATDPAGRRVAVIGCGPIGLMAIAVLRAAGAAFIAASDLRPERRALARQAGADLVLDAAGDVPARLREATGGEGVDVVLEMSGHPGGIRDALRALRGGGWISLLGLPSRPVEVDLTNDIIFKAVHLQGIFGRRLWQTWEQATALLQRGLDIRPLITHRFPLEAYQEAFALLEAGAAGKVVFVLAAQEEVKG
- a CDS encoding DUF2231 domain-containing protein: MVFLYHPLVVHFPVALWLTSALFELLYLARRERLYAIVSRLLIGLGLLGAAASIASGFLDLDRQVALGVGSGILLQHRLHSLLAYGATAAYLLAFLGRWRRGVVPVWTTVLSLVGALATAAAGFSGGELRRVM
- a CDS encoding response regulator transcription factor gives rise to the protein MATRTGEGARPEEPRAAPRILVVDDEPHIVELVRYNLQQEGFAVSVAADGREALTRVASDRPDLVVLDIMLPEVDGIEVCRQIRAGSRVPVLMLTARDRELDRVVGLELGADDYVTKPFSPRELVARIRAILRRTGGADRLPETGPLEADGLVLHPETHEVWLHGRPVDLTAKEFELLKLLMRHPNRVFTRDFLLEHIWGYDYFGSTRTVDMHISRLREKIEDDPADPTFIQTVRGVGYKFKAGTRAPGRR
- a CDS encoding ATP-binding protein; its protein translation is MRSIRFKLIATYVALAAVVLVVVTAVMLAALHRRYLETYQYMMATQARLIASMLFAYFREEPLPREEMEAIAQRFRWRPETRIAVLDARGVHPGAPGAPPPPEVAAALAGREGRSVRYDPASGQERVFAAAPIGSEGAWVGVVHVSMPAVWAWRQLQRVLPAFGGALLLGLAAAWFVGARLARNLTDPVEALTRAAQRLREGELDATVEVRTRDEIGRLGEAFSAMAVRLRETIRRLVEERHTLEAILTGMVDAVVAIDRRERVILVNLAAEELLGVRREEVIGRPAGGVLPRALHGLVQEAAARRHAVAAELPGEGGGRLVEVRCAPIRGNGEVAGTVAVLRDVTELRRSERLRRELTANVSHELRTPLTSIKGFTETLLAGAMGDQAAGRRFLEIINAEADRLVKLVDDLMDLGRLEARGVALELAPVSVPALVEEMVAHLRPLAGGRRLEVRSGPPGAVVLGDRNRLAQVLTNLIDNAIKFTGEQGRVEVGWQEQDGSVQITVRDDGRGIPPADLPHIFERFYKADRSRGTSGGSGLGLAITKHIVEAHGGHILVESEEGRGTTFTVMLPKPENGQAA